The following proteins come from a genomic window of Aptenodytes patagonicus chromosome W, bAptPat1.pri.cur, whole genome shotgun sequence:
- the LOC143172079 gene encoding synaptotagmin-4 isoform X2, which translates to MAPIAASQQQFDEIPTVVGIFSAFGLVFSVSLFAWICCQRKSSKSNKTPPYKFVHVLKGVDIYPENLNSKKKFGADDKSEAKNKSAMPKNSLHLDLEKRDLNGNFPKTTPKIQSSPDLENLSPKRFAERKKDSVSPDSLKSITSLSSEDKQDKLGTLFFSLEYNFEKKAFVVNIKEARGLPAMDEQSMTSDPYIKMTILPEKKHKVKTRVLRKTLDPAFDETFTFYGIPYSQIQDLTLHFMILSFDRFSRDDVIGEVLIPLAGIELSEGRLLMDREITKRNKSSGRGELLISLCYQSTTNTLTVVVLKARHLPKSDVSGLSDPYVKVNLYHAKKRISKKKTHVKKCTPNAVFNELFVFDIPCEGLDDISIEFLVLDSERGSRNEVIGRLTLGSSAEGTGGEHWKEICEYPRRQIAKWHMLCDG; encoded by the exons ATGGCTCCGATCGCGGCCAGCCAGCAGCAGTTCG ATGAAATTCCTACAGTGGTTGGGATCTTTAGTGCATTTGGCCTTGTCTTCTCTGTCTCCCTTTTTGCTTGGATCTGCTGCCAACGTAAATCTTCCAAATCCAATAAGACCCCTCCATATAAGTTTGTCCATGTTCTGAAGGGGGTTGATATTTACCCTGAGAATCTCAACAGTAAGAAGAAGTTTGGAGCAGATgataaaagtgaagcaaagaacAAATCAGCGATGCCAAAGAATTCTCTCCATCTTGACCTGGAGAAGAGAGATCTAAATGGCAACTTCCCCAAAACAACCCCTAAAATCCAGAGCTCTCCAGATCTTGAAAATTTGTCTCCTAAGCGctttgcagaaaggaagaaagattcaGTATCCCCTGATAGTTTAAAATCCATCACTTCCCTGTCATCTGAAGATAAACAAGACAAGCTAGGaactctctttttctccttaGAGTACAACTTTGAGAAAAAGGCATTTGTAGTGAACATCAAAGAGGCACGTGGGCTGCCAGCAATGGATGAACAGTCAATGACTTCTGATCCCTACATCAAAATGACAATCCTGCCTGAGAAAAAACACAAGGTGAAAACCAGAGTGCTGAGAAAAACCTTAGATCCAGCTTTCGATGAGACCTTCACGTTTTATGGGATCCCCTATAGCCAAATTCAAGACTTAACGCTTCACTTTATGATCTTGAGCTTTGACAGGTTTTCCAGAGATGATGTCATTGGAGAAGTCCTCATTCCCCTCGCAGGAATTGAACTGTCAGAAGGAAGGCTGCTAATGGACAGAGAGATCACCAAAAGAAAT aAATCATCTGGGCGTGGAGAATTACTGATCTCTCTCTGTTATCAGTCTACAACAAACACGCTCACTGTGGTTGTTTTAAAAGCCAGGCATCTACCAAAATCTGATGTGTCAGGATTATCAG ACCCTTATGTCAAAGTGAACCTGTACCATGCTAAGAAGagaatttctaaaaagaaaacccatGTGAAGAAATGCACCCCCAATGCAGTGTTCAATGAATTGTTTGTCTTTGACATTCCTTGTGAGGGCCTTGATGATATCAGCATTGAATTTTTGGTTTTAGATTCAGAAAGGGGGTCAAGGAATGAGGTCATTGGTCGGTTAACCTTGGGATCTTCAGCAGAAGGAACAGGTGGAGAGCACTGGAAAGAAATTTGTGAATACCCTAGGAGACAAATTGCCAAATGGCATATGTTGTGTGATGGTTAA
- the LOC143172079 gene encoding synaptotagmin-4 isoform X1, whose amino-acid sequence MAPIAASQQQFDEIPTVVGIFSAFGLVFSVSLFAWICCQRKSSKSNKTPPYKFVHVLKGVDIYPENLNSKKKFGADDKSEAKNKSAMPKNSLHLDLEKRDLNGNFPKTTPKIQSSPDLENLSPKRFAERKKDSVSPDSLKSITSLSSEDKQDKLGTLFFSLEYNFEKKAFVVNIKEARGLPAMDEQSMTSDPYIKMTILPEKKHKVKTRVLRKTLDPAFDETFTFYGIPYSQIQDLTLHFMILSFDRFSRDDVIGEVLIPLAGIELSEGRLLMDREITKRNVRKSSGRGELLISLCYQSTTNTLTVVVLKARHLPKSDVSGLSDPYVKVNLYHAKKRISKKKTHVKKCTPNAVFNELFVFDIPCEGLDDISIEFLVLDSERGSRNEVIGRLTLGSSAEGTGGEHWKEICEYPRRQIAKWHMLCDG is encoded by the exons ATGGCTCCGATCGCGGCCAGCCAGCAGCAGTTCG ATGAAATTCCTACAGTGGTTGGGATCTTTAGTGCATTTGGCCTTGTCTTCTCTGTCTCCCTTTTTGCTTGGATCTGCTGCCAACGTAAATCTTCCAAATCCAATAAGACCCCTCCATATAAGTTTGTCCATGTTCTGAAGGGGGTTGATATTTACCCTGAGAATCTCAACAGTAAGAAGAAGTTTGGAGCAGATgataaaagtgaagcaaagaacAAATCAGCGATGCCAAAGAATTCTCTCCATCTTGACCTGGAGAAGAGAGATCTAAATGGCAACTTCCCCAAAACAACCCCTAAAATCCAGAGCTCTCCAGATCTTGAAAATTTGTCTCCTAAGCGctttgcagaaaggaagaaagattcaGTATCCCCTGATAGTTTAAAATCCATCACTTCCCTGTCATCTGAAGATAAACAAGACAAGCTAGGaactctctttttctccttaGAGTACAACTTTGAGAAAAAGGCATTTGTAGTGAACATCAAAGAGGCACGTGGGCTGCCAGCAATGGATGAACAGTCAATGACTTCTGATCCCTACATCAAAATGACAATCCTGCCTGAGAAAAAACACAAGGTGAAAACCAGAGTGCTGAGAAAAACCTTAGATCCAGCTTTCGATGAGACCTTCACGTTTTATGGGATCCCCTATAGCCAAATTCAAGACTTAACGCTTCACTTTATGATCTTGAGCTTTGACAGGTTTTCCAGAGATGATGTCATTGGAGAAGTCCTCATTCCCCTCGCAGGAATTGAACTGTCAGAAGGAAGGCTGCTAATGGACAGAGAGATCACCAAAAGAAATGTTAGG aAATCATCTGGGCGTGGAGAATTACTGATCTCTCTCTGTTATCAGTCTACAACAAACACGCTCACTGTGGTTGTTTTAAAAGCCAGGCATCTACCAAAATCTGATGTGTCAGGATTATCAG ACCCTTATGTCAAAGTGAACCTGTACCATGCTAAGAAGagaatttctaaaaagaaaacccatGTGAAGAAATGCACCCCCAATGCAGTGTTCAATGAATTGTTTGTCTTTGACATTCCTTGTGAGGGCCTTGATGATATCAGCATTGAATTTTTGGTTTTAGATTCAGAAAGGGGGTCAAGGAATGAGGTCATTGGTCGGTTAACCTTGGGATCTTCAGCAGAAGGAACAGGTGGAGAGCACTGGAAAGAAATTTGTGAATACCCTAGGAGACAAATTGCCAAATGGCATATGTTGTGTGATGGTTAA